TCCGTTATCAACATTTGGTCATGAACGCGCAACAAACCCATTTGTTGCCGATGAAATGCCGCTATACTAATTTTTGTTAATTAGTTTCTTATCTCTATAAAGTGAGGTTTATCGCCTCACTTTATCCTACATATCGCATATTAACTATTTGCGCTCTGTCACACTTTTTCGGACACTTGACCAAAACTAGGAATTTTTCCTAGTTGTTCTAGGTTCGCTTCTCATGCCTTGCTGATCCTCAATCGATAAAATTATTCGATACGATCACCTATCCATTTTGATTGGCTTTCCCCAATTGAGTCACAAGTTTTTCAATGACGGTGATCCCTGCACTGTGAATGTTTATATGAGCCTTTGGCTTATTAATCATAAAAGACATCCATAGCATCGACTTTTCAGTGACTATCTGAGGATTTCACATGTTTAAACTGCTTACACAGGTAAGAAAACCAACGCTGGACTTGCCTTTAGCTGAACGTAAGAAGATGTGGCTTGGTCCATTCTTACGTTCATACCTTGTAGTGTTTGTTAGCTACATGGTGATGTACTTTATTCGTAAGAACTTCAACATTGCGCAAAACGACCTGATCTCTGATTACGGTATGACAATGACGCAATTAGGTACTATTGGCCTTGGTTTCTCAATTACTTACGGTATCGGTAAAACAGCATTAAACTACTGGTGTGATGGTAAGAACTCGAAGAATATTCTGCCATTAGGTCTGTTGCTTTCTGGTCTATGTATGCTGGGCTTTGGCTTGGTAATGGGTCCATCAATGGGCTCTTTCTACATGATGATCGGCCTATACGCACTGTCTGGTTTATTCCAAAGTGTGGGTGGTTCTAACTCTTACTCAACGATTACTAAGTGGACGAGTAAAAAGAACCGCGGCACATTCCTAGGTATGTGGAACATCTCGCACAACATCGGTGGTGCAGGTGCAGCAGGTGTGGCGCTATTCGGTGCTAACTATTTCTTTGATGGCAATGTGGCAGGTATGTTTATCGTGCCATCAATCATTGCCATTGTGGTTGCGCTTATTGGTTTCACTATGGGTAACGACAGCCCTGAATCGTACGGTTTAGGTACTGCTGAAGAGTTATTCGAAGAGCCGATTTCTGAAGAAGATAAAGCGGTTAACGAAAACCACATGAGCAAGATGGAAATCTTCAAGAAATACGTACTGTTTAACAAGGTTATTTGGTTGCTGTGTTTTGCGAACGTATTCCTTTACGTGGTTCGTATCGGTATTGACCAGTGGTCTACTGTTTACGGCTACGAAGTGCTTGGTTTTGATAAAGAAACAGCGATTTCTGGTTTCACTATGTTTGAAACAGGCGCACTGATTGGTACATGTCTATGGGGCTTTTTCTCTGACTTGATCAATGGTCGTCGTGGTTTAGTGGCGTGTATTGCGTTATTAGGTGTGATTGCTACGCTGGGCTTCTACCAACACGCACATACTATTTTCGCATACCAAGCATCACTATTTGCTCTTGGCTTCCTAGTGTTTGGTCCTCAGTTATTGATCGGTGTTGCTGCGGTAGGTTTCGTACCTAAGCAAGGTATCGCGGTTGCTGACGGTATCAAAGGTACATTTGCTTACCTTATCGGTGACAGCTTTGCGAAGCTAGGCCTTGGTATGATTGCTGATGGTACGCCAATCTTCGGTCAAACTGGCTGGAAAGGTACCTTCGTAGCATTAGATACTGCAGCTGTTATCTGTTGTTCGATCATGGCGATTGTTGCGATTCTTGAAGAACGTAAGATCTACCGTGCAAAGAAAGAACAGAAGGCAATGCTAGCTAACTAATTGGCTCGTAATGTTTGAAAAAGCGCTTAGGTTTGGCCTAAGCGCTTTTTTTATATCTATATTTTATCTCTCCAGGCTAACAAGCCTAATAGCTCTAAATCACTTGTGTATATGTGGATTAGGAATAAAACTCTGGCAAAGCGCTTGCTCGCTTATTATGTAAGAGGTAGTTTATGCAGGTTTTTCTCTGTAGATATTAGGTATTCAGGTAATGATCAAAGTTGCTTTAGTTGATGATCACATTATTGTGCGCTCTGGCTTTGCTCAGCTATTAGCGTTAGAACCTGATATGGATGTTGTTGGACAGTTTAGCTCTGCGGCAGAAGCACGAGCAGGTTTACCGGGCTTGGATGCCTCTGTGTGTATTTTAGATATTTCGATGCCCAATGAGAGTGGTTTATCTTTGCTTGAAGATTTGCCATCGGGTATTGCTTGCATCATGTTAAGTGTCCACGACTCTGCAACTGTAGTGGAAAAGGCATTAAGTTTGGGGGCAAAAGGCTTTTTAAGTAAGCGTTGTAGCCCTGATGAGTTAGTGCAAGCCGTAAGAACAGCTGCGCAAGGTGGTTGTTATTTAACCCCAGATATTGCTATTAACCTTGTGTCACCTAATCAAAATAAACAAGCACTAGGCAAATTAACCAAACGTGAACATCAAATCAGTGAGCTTTTAGCCACCGGACTCGATGTAAAAGCCGTTGCGGTAAAGCTAGGCTTAAGCCATAAAACGATACATGTGCATCGAGCCAATGCGATGGATAAACTCGGTGTGAAGAATAATGTTGAGCTCGCTAAGTTCTTTAGTGGAGAAGTGATCTAGTGCGTAGCTTTGGCTTAACGTCACTGTGTATTTGGCTATTTGTTAGCTGTAGTTGGTTCTGCTTATGGGGTATTTCGTTTTACTTCATTATGGATCCGATATTGGCGACAGTGTTTTTCCCTTTTGCTTTACGATTGGGGTTAACGCTACACAGTGTTAAAAAGTATTGGCTAGCGATATATGCCGCTGAATGGAGTGGCTTATTACTTCTGGCGGTATCTTTACCGAGTTATCATTGGCAGGCATTAGTGACAGCGAGTGTGCTTTCTATTCCCGTAACCTTATTGGCTCGTCGCTATTATAAAGGTGTGCAGTGGCGCTTACTGGTGGTAATGGCAGTGAGTATTACAGTATTAGCTGTGCTCAATACGTTAGCGTTAAGCAGTTTTCACTTTTTTGATATTTCAAATACCCAACGTTTAGGTTTTGTGTTTTTAGTCAGCCTGACCAGTGGGTTAATGTTGGTGCCGAGTTGTTATCTTATTTGGAATTATCTGTTCCAAAAGTCTTGGATACCATTAACGGTTGATGTGGTATCTCGTCCGGTTGAATTTCGCAGCCAGCATTTATTTTTCTTCTGCCTATTATTTATTGCCAATATCTTGTTGCAGGTACATTTGCCTGAGCAACTCAGTTTATTTGCGCCATTTTGTTTGGCGATCCCCATTATTGTGTTGGCATTCCGTTATGGCTGGGAAGGGGCGTTACTTGGCACTTTGTTAAACAGTATTGCTTTGATCGCGGCTCGTAGCGAAATTAGCTCGATTGAAATTGTCGATTTACTGTTATCACTATCAGCACAAAGCCTAACAGGGATTTTGCTGGGGATTGGTATTCAGCATCAACGTGATTTGAATACGCGACTCTCTAAACAACTAAAGCGTAACTATTCTTTATCGCGGCAGTTAGTTACTGCAGAAGAGTCGGTTCGTCAAAATATTGCCCGTGAATTACATGATGAAATCGGGCAGAACATTACAGCCATCCGCACTCAAGCCAGTATTTTAAAACGGTTAGAAACTACGCCAGCTGGTGGGCAATGTGCAGACTCTATTGAGCAACTATCGCTTAATATCTACGACACTACGAAAGGCTTGTTATCGCAATTGCGCCCTAAAACGTTAGATGATCTAGGGTTGAAAGCGGCAATCGAGCAGGTGATCCGAGATTTAGATTTTGAATCACAAGAGATTGATGTTGCGATGTCATATCCTAAAGTTGTTGATACGGTAATGACCGATATGCTGCAAATCACCTTGTTCCGTGTAGTGCAAGAAGCGCTGAATAATATCGCTAAATATGCCAATGCGTCAGAAGTGCTGATTGCGTTTTCTATCGATAGCAATATCACCATGGAAATTGAAGATAACGGCATCGGTTTTAAAACCAGTGATACGTTAAAAGGCTTTGGTTTACGAGGAATGAAAGAGCGTATAGAAGCTTTGGGTGGGCAATGTGTGATCACCAGTTTCGCTCAGCCTAAAATGCCTCTAAATATACCCGCAGACAGTATTCGACCATCAGGTACAACGATTCGTGTGGTATTACCGCTATTTGCACCTAATTACTCTCAGCAACAATATAAAAGTCACTAAATGATGAATACGGAATTTTCTCCAGAAACAGCACAACGTTATCGCTACTGGCGTATTCATATTATGGTGAGTATGTATATTGGCTATGCGGTGTTCTATTTAACTCGTAAGAACTTTAGTTATGCGATGCCAGCCATTATTACCGATTTAGGCTGGGATAAAGCCGATATTGGTTTAATGGGTACCTTGTTTTATCTCACATACGGTATCTCTAAGTTTATATCGGGTATTGTCAGTGATCGCTCAAATCCTCGTTATTTTATGGGCTTGGGCTTAATTGCGACGGGCATCATTAATATCTTATTTGGTTTATCCTGCTCGATTGTCGCACTCAGTATTTTGTGGGTGCTGAATGCTTGGTTCCAAGGGTGGGGCTGGCCTGCGTGTTCTAAATTATTAACGACTTGGTATTCTCGCTCTGAGCGTGGTGGTTGGTGGTCGGTTTGGAATACGGCACATAACCTTGGTGGTGCGATGATCCCCATTATTGTGGGTTATACCGTATTGCACTATGGCTGGCGTTATAGCTTTTTTATTCCCGGTGTCATTGCAGTGATTGTTGGTTGCTTATTGTGCTGGCGATTACGAGATAAACCGACCACCATGGGACTGCCTAGTATTGGTCATTGGCGTAAAGATTATCTAGAAATTGCTCATGAAAATACAGGGAAAGGCTTATCGCAAAAGCAGATCCTGACTCGTTATGTATTAAGTAATAAATATATCTGGCTGCTTGGGCTAAGTTATATCTTGGTTTATATCGTGCGAACCGCCATTAACGATTGGGGTAATTTGTACCTGACAGAGCAATATGGCTATAGCTTGATCACGGCGAATAGTGCGTTATCGCTATTTGAAATTGGCGGCTTTCTTGGCTCGCTGGTGGCTGGTTGGGGTTCTGATAAGATCTTTTCAGGTAACCGAGGCCCGATGATCTTATTGTTCTCGATGGGGATTTTCTTATCTGTAGCTGCATTGTGGTTGATGCCGATTGTCAGTTTTGCGCTGCAAGCGGTGTGTCTGTTTGCGATTGGCTTTTTTGTTTTTGGTCCACAAATGCTAATAGGCATGGCCGCAGCAGAATGTTCTCATAAAGACTCCGTAGGAGCCGCAACAGGGTTTGTCGGTTTGTTTGCTTATATGGGCGCA
The sequence above is a segment of the Photobacterium leiognathi genome. Coding sequences within it:
- the uhpT gene encoding hexose-6-phosphate:phosphate antiporter; this translates as MFKLLTQVRKPTLDLPLAERKKMWLGPFLRSYLVVFVSYMVMYFIRKNFNIAQNDLISDYGMTMTQLGTIGLGFSITYGIGKTALNYWCDGKNSKNILPLGLLLSGLCMLGFGLVMGPSMGSFYMMIGLYALSGLFQSVGGSNSYSTITKWTSKKNRGTFLGMWNISHNIGGAGAAGVALFGANYFFDGNVAGMFIVPSIIAIVVALIGFTMGNDSPESYGLGTAEELFEEPISEEDKAVNENHMSKMEIFKKYVLFNKVIWLLCFANVFLYVVRIGIDQWSTVYGYEVLGFDKETAISGFTMFETGALIGTCLWGFFSDLINGRRGLVACIALLGVIATLGFYQHAHTIFAYQASLFALGFLVFGPQLLIGVAAVGFVPKQGIAVADGIKGTFAYLIGDSFAKLGLGMIADGTPIFGQTGWKGTFVALDTAAVICCSIMAIVAILEERKIYRAKKEQKAMLAN
- the uhpA gene encoding transcriptional regulator UhpA, with amino-acid sequence MIKVALVDDHIIVRSGFAQLLALEPDMDVVGQFSSAAEARAGLPGLDASVCILDISMPNESGLSLLEDLPSGIACIMLSVHDSATVVEKALSLGAKGFLSKRCSPDELVQAVRTAAQGGCYLTPDIAINLVSPNQNKQALGKLTKREHQISELLATGLDVKAVAVKLGLSHKTIHVHRANAMDKLGVKNNVELAKFFSGEVI
- the uhpB gene encoding signal transduction histidine-protein kinase/phosphatase UhpB, producing MRSFGLTSLCIWLFVSCSWFCLWGISFYFIMDPILATVFFPFALRLGLTLHSVKKYWLAIYAAEWSGLLLLAVSLPSYHWQALVTASVLSIPVTLLARRYYKGVQWRLLVVMAVSITVLAVLNTLALSSFHFFDISNTQRLGFVFLVSLTSGLMLVPSCYLIWNYLFQKSWIPLTVDVVSRPVEFRSQHLFFFCLLFIANILLQVHLPEQLSLFAPFCLAIPIIVLAFRYGWEGALLGTLLNSIALIAARSEISSIEIVDLLLSLSAQSLTGILLGIGIQHQRDLNTRLSKQLKRNYSLSRQLVTAEESVRQNIARELHDEIGQNITAIRTQASILKRLETTPAGGQCADSIEQLSLNIYDTTKGLLSQLRPKTLDDLGLKAAIEQVIRDLDFESQEIDVAMSYPKVVDTVMTDMLQITLFRVVQEALNNIAKYANASEVLIAFSIDSNITMEIEDNGIGFKTSDTLKGFGLRGMKERIEALGGQCVITSFAQPKMPLNIPADSIRPSGTTIRVVLPLFAPNYSQQQYKSH
- a CDS encoding MFS transporter — protein: MNTEFSPETAQRYRYWRIHIMVSMYIGYAVFYLTRKNFSYAMPAIITDLGWDKADIGLMGTLFYLTYGISKFISGIVSDRSNPRYFMGLGLIATGIINILFGLSCSIVALSILWVLNAWFQGWGWPACSKLLTTWYSRSERGGWWSVWNTAHNLGGAMIPIIVGYTVLHYGWRYSFFIPGVIAVIVGCLLCWRLRDKPTTMGLPSIGHWRKDYLEIAHENTGKGLSQKQILTRYVLSNKYIWLLGLSYILVYIVRTAINDWGNLYLTEQYGYSLITANSALSLFEIGGFLGSLVAGWGSDKIFSGNRGPMILLFSMGIFLSVAALWLMPIVSFALQAVCLFAIGFFVFGPQMLIGMAAAECSHKDSVGAATGFVGLFAYMGAALAGYPLAIITQHFHWTGFFVVISVAAAAIGLLLLPFLKAQYNETV